Proteins co-encoded in one Aerococcaceae bacterium DSM 111021 genomic window:
- a CDS encoding ABC-F family ATP-binding cassette domain-containing protein, giving the protein MLQIKNLFIRHRYDLSILMQDVNFVVNSGDKLAIIGQEGNGKSTLLHYILELSQIHSYLDINGEMINHFNQVGYLPQTLPEETLQKPLESYFFAGLDPATIDYTELYRYGSQLAFDIDRLYTDQLLKSLSGGERIKVQLLKLLIEGSDLLLLDEPSNDLDIDTLSWLEKFIRESNQAIIFISHDEALLESTATSVLHLERLQHKERPVATFANLTYLEYVEQKNAKFSHQMKVSQKQREEHDQKMARHHRIEQSVTHQLRATKDASAGRLLAKKMQAVKSTGSRFEREADHFEDIPIKEDAIDIRFTNTQPVPTGKQIIHIYNESVKIDETILAQNIELTVNGTDKIGIIGQNGIGKSTFLKKIWKVLANNDTFKVGYMPQNYDEILSPEDTPISFLTEIGSTDERTQIMTYLGSMKFLPEEMAHPINALSGGQRAKLLLLKFDLQGQNVLLLDEPTRNFSPTSQGELRQVFQDFPGVIITVSHDRRFLRSVCSRIIELTPTGFVDRSDLFNEVE; this is encoded by the coding sequence ATGTTACAAATAAAAAATTTATTCATTAGGCATCGTTATGATTTGTCTATATTAATGCAAGATGTAAACTTTGTCGTTAATTCTGGTGATAAACTTGCCATAATTGGTCAAGAAGGTAATGGTAAGTCTACTCTACTTCACTATATTCTAGAACTAAGTCAAATTCATAGTTATTTGGATATTAATGGAGAAATGATTAATCATTTTAATCAAGTAGGCTATTTACCTCAAACTCTCCCAGAAGAAACTTTACAGAAACCACTTGAAAGTTACTTCTTTGCAGGATTAGACCCTGCGACAATAGATTATACAGAATTATATCGATACGGAAGTCAACTTGCTTTTGATATTGATCGCTTGTATACTGACCAACTTTTAAAGTCATTATCGGGTGGGGAACGGATTAAGGTTCAGTTGCTTAAATTATTAATTGAAGGCTCTGATTTATTACTATTAGATGAACCATCAAATGACTTAGACATTGATACTTTAAGTTGGCTTGAGAAATTTATTCGTGAGTCGAACCAAGCGATTATTTTCATCTCGCATGATGAAGCTTTGCTTGAATCAACTGCTACCAGCGTGTTGCACCTTGAAAGATTGCAGCATAAAGAACGTCCAGTTGCAACTTTCGCTAACCTGACTTATCTTGAGTATGTCGAACAAAAGAATGCAAAATTCAGTCATCAAATGAAGGTATCACAAAAACAACGTGAAGAACATGATCAGAAGATGGCGCGTCATCATCGCATTGAACAAAGTGTGACCCACCAACTTCGAGCAACAAAAGATGCCTCTGCCGGTCGCCTACTTGCGAAGAAAATGCAAGCCGTTAAATCAACAGGCTCACGTTTTGAGCGAGAAGCAGACCACTTTGAAGATATTCCTATTAAAGAAGATGCCATTGATATTCGATTTACTAACACTCAGCCAGTTCCAACAGGCAAGCAAATTATACATATCTATAATGAATCGGTAAAAATTGACGAGACTATCTTAGCTCAAAATATCGAATTAACTGTGAATGGTACTGATAAGATCGGAATTATCGGGCAAAACGGAATTGGCAAAAGCACCTTTTTAAAGAAAATTTGGAAAGTCTTAGCTAACAACGACACGTTTAAAGTAGGATATATGCCTCAAAACTATGACGAAATTCTTTCACCAGAAGACACACCGATTAGTTTTCTAACTGAAATTGGCTCAACAGATGAAAGAACTCAGATTATGACATACTTAGGGAGCATGAAGTTTCTTCCTGAAGAAATGGCGCATCCAATTAACGCATTATCTGGTGGACAACGTGCTAAACTATTATTACTGAAATTTGACTTACAAGGTCAAAATGTATTGCTTCTAGATGAGCCCACAAGGAACTTCTCTCCCACATCCCAAGGTGAATTAAGACAAGTCTTTCAAGACTTTCCTGGTGTAATAATAACTGTATCACATGACCGTCGGTTTTTACGTTCTGTATGTAGTCGGATTATAGAGTTGACTCCAACTGGATTTGTTGATCGAAGTGATTTATTTAATGAAGTAGAATAA
- a CDS encoding DUF421 domain-containing protein codes for MVTLINLSEVIRISLVSLLFFISLIIILRISGKRTLSKMNAFDFVITIALGSIFATIILDSSISLMSGLTAIISLVFYQFIITFLSVRFKNFKNITKSKPSLLYYNGQFFDDSLKKERIALDELKQAVRNSGFASIEDITAIVLETDGTLSVIEKASEIIL; via the coding sequence ATGGTTACATTAATCAATCTATCTGAAGTAATCAGAATTAGTCTTGTTTCTTTATTATTTTTTATTTCTTTAATAATTATTTTAAGAATATCAGGTAAACGTACTTTGTCGAAAATGAATGCTTTTGATTTTGTTATAACCATTGCACTTGGTTCGATATTCGCTACTATTATCTTAGACTCGTCTATCAGTTTAATGAGTGGTCTTACTGCAATTATTTCCTTAGTTTTTTATCAATTTATTATCACTTTTTTGAGCGTCAGATTTAAAAATTTTAAGAACATTACTAAATCTAAACCATCCTTACTTTATTATAATGGCCAGTTTTTTGATGATTCTCTGAAAAAGGAACGAATTGCATTAGACGAACTCAAACAAGCAGTTCGAAATTCTGGTTTTGCATCCATTGAAGATATAACAGCTATTGTACTCGAAACGGACGGAACACTCTCAGTTATTGAAAAAGCCTCCGAGATTATTTTATAA
- the rpmA gene encoding 50S ribosomal protein L27, whose translation MLKLNLQMFATKKGGGSTQNGRDSIAKRLGAKASDGQTVTGGSIIFRQRGTKIHPGNNVGRGGDDTLFALVDGVVKFERKGHSKKQVSVYPATVEA comes from the coding sequence ATGTTAAAACTTAATTTACAAATGTTCGCTACGAAAAAAGGTGGAGGTTCTACTCAAAACGGTCGTGACTCAATCGCGAAACGTTTAGGTGCGAAAGCATCTGACGGACAAACTGTTACAGGTGGATCAATCATTTTCCGCCAACGTGGTACTAAAATCCATCCAGGAAATAACGTAGGTCGCGGTGGGGACGATACATTATTCGCACTAGTTGACGGCGTTGTTAAATTCGAGCGTAAAGGGCATAGCAAGAAACAAGTTTCTGTTTACCCTGCAACGGTTGAAGCTTAA
- a CDS encoding ribosomal-processing cysteine protease Prp has translation MIKISFYHDTKKRIKQILVTGHAGYADSGYDIVCAAVSSQVISVENSLVQLLNIEVQTEVNETEGGYLKVTLPSDLSKSVTHDAQLLLQHLHFAFEVLADSYPEFIHIYEKEFIS, from the coding sequence ATGATTAAAATTTCATTTTATCACGATACAAAAAAGCGAATCAAACAAATCTTAGTGACTGGACATGCAGGTTATGCAGATTCGGGTTATGATATTGTTTGTGCAGCTGTATCGAGCCAAGTGATTTCAGTTGAAAATTCACTTGTTCAATTATTGAACATTGAAGTTCAAACTGAAGTTAACGAAACTGAAGGAGGTTACTTAAAAGTAACGCTACCCTCAGATTTAAGTAAATCGGTGACTCATGATGCGCAGTTATTACTTCAACATTTGCACTTTGCATTTGAAGTACTTGCAGATAGTTATCCTGAATTTATTCATATATACGAAAAAGAATTCATATCATAG
- the rplU gene encoding 50S ribosomal protein L21 has protein sequence MYAIIKTGGKQVKVEVGQTIFIEKLDVNEGDKVTFDEVVFVGGEDTKIGVPFVEGATVEATVEKQGRGKKVTIFKYRRRKDSHTKQGHRQPYTKVTIDSINA, from the coding sequence ATGTACGCAATTATTAAAACTGGCGGAAAACAAGTAAAAGTAGAAGTAGGACAAACTATCTTCATTGAGAAGTTGGACGTTAACGAAGGTGACAAAGTCACTTTTGACGAAGTTGTATTTGTAGGTGGAGAAGACACTAAAATTGGTGTTCCATTTGTAGAAGGTGCTACTGTTGAAGCGACTGTTGAAAAACAAGGTCGCGGTAAAAAAGTAACAATCTTCAAATACAGACGTCGTAAAGACTCTCATACTAAGCAAGGTCACCGTCAACCGTATACTAAAGTTACAATTGACTCAATCAACGCTTAA
- a CDS encoding DUF1054 family protein — translation MERNFNEDIFNIFNVEGLDNRMKLIRSDIQPLFRHYGSFISEYVQSKLGLNVPLPVHVAKHIQRSVHEPEATWCAIGGDKRGYKKYPHFQIGINGEYLFITLSFIDNILYQTEIAKLFQGELELFDELSKDIMIIPDHTKLNYSSIDEVDLEKLFNRLETVKSAEFMIGRVEPKLNHQLVTEEAYKEWMRRTVDQLLPFYQKAMELY, via the coding sequence ATGGAAAGAAATTTTAATGAAGACATATTTAATATCTTTAATGTTGAAGGTTTAGATAACAGAATGAAATTAATTCGTTCAGATATACAACCTTTGTTTCGACATTATGGAAGTTTTATTTCGGAATATGTACAATCTAAACTTGGACTCAATGTACCTTTGCCTGTTCATGTGGCTAAACACATTCAACGCTCAGTCCACGAGCCAGAAGCTACTTGGTGTGCAATTGGGGGAGACAAGCGAGGTTATAAAAAATACCCCCATTTTCAAATTGGTATTAATGGCGAGTATCTTTTTATAACATTATCTTTTATTGATAATATCTTGTACCAAACGGAAATTGCTAAACTTTTCCAAGGAGAATTGGAGCTCTTCGATGAATTATCTAAAGATATAATGATTATTCCAGATCATACAAAGCTTAATTATTCTAGCATTGATGAAGTTGACTTGGAGAAGTTATTTAATCGATTAGAAACAGTTAAAAGTGCTGAGTTTATGATAGGAAGAGTCGAACCGAAACTAAACCATCAATTAGTAACGGAAGAAGCTTATAAAGAGTGGATGAGACGAACAGTTGACCAACTATTACCATTCTATCAAAAAGCGATGGAATTGTATTAA
- a CDS encoding membrane dipeptidase, with amino-acid sequence MKFIDLHADTLMHTSLTGVDSLMQNSQTHLDIQRLSQGGAMAQFLAVFMLNEAIFKGLNRPVISDKEYIDELYQHLHKGLKSYSNSIQLATNYETLASNQMANRISIFLTLEDGRPIGQDLNRLEELYDMGFRLMTLTWNHENAIGYPNSLDKNDMRKGLKKFGFEVVELMNSLGMVIDVSHLSDGGFYDVIETSTKPIVASHSNARSISPHSRNLTDDMIKKIANSGGVIGLNFFGNLLNKDITQDKSTIKSMIEHLNHIRNIGGAEVISIGTDFDGISGDLEINGPDKMNLLFDSLWHAGWDYGTIEKLAYQNAMRVIKEVMK; translated from the coding sequence ATGAAATTCATTGATTTACACGCAGATACACTAATGCATACTTCTTTGACAGGTGTAGATTCATTAATGCAAAACTCACAAACTCATCTCGATATTCAACGTTTAAGTCAGGGTGGTGCGATGGCACAATTTTTAGCTGTTTTTATGTTGAATGAAGCAATATTCAAAGGGTTAAATCGACCTGTGATAAGCGATAAAGAGTATATTGATGAATTATATCAACACTTACACAAAGGGCTTAAATCATACAGTAATAGCATTCAATTAGCGACAAACTATGAGACGCTAGCTAGTAATCAGATGGCAAATCGTATTTCAATCTTTTTGACATTAGAAGATGGTAGACCGATTGGTCAAGACTTGAATCGGTTGGAAGAACTATACGACATGGGCTTTAGATTGATGACACTAACGTGGAATCATGAAAATGCGATAGGGTATCCGAATAGTTTAGACAAAAATGATATGCGAAAAGGTTTAAAGAAATTTGGATTTGAAGTGGTGGAATTAATGAATAGTTTAGGCATGGTGATAGATGTATCGCATCTTTCCGACGGGGGCTTCTATGATGTAATCGAAACGTCAACAAAGCCAATTGTTGCGAGTCATTCTAATGCAAGATCAATTTCACCACATTCTCGTAACCTCACGGATGATATGATTAAAAAAATTGCTAATTCAGGTGGAGTAATTGGTTTGAACTTCTTTGGAAATCTTTTAAATAAAGACATCACACAGGATAAGTCTACTATTAAATCAATGATTGAGCATTTAAACCATATCCGTAATATTGGCGGGGCTGAAGTCATTTCGATAGGAACAGATTTTGATGGAATAAGTGGTGACTTAGAAATTAATGGACCAGATAAGATGAACCTTTTATTTGATTCTTTATGGCATGCTGGATGGGATTATGGAACGATTGAAAAGTTAGCTTATCAAAATGCCATGCGAGTTATTAAAGAAGTAATGAAGTAG
- a CDS encoding Sapep family Mn(2+)-dependent dipeptidase has protein sequence MDLSKQIKQWTEENNSMIIEGMVQLLKIPTVFEPKTVSEEAPYGAGIAKGLAWMKERADKDGFETFIDKGQYLVIELPATEPTDQRIDVVGHMDVVSVGAGWNYDPFGAEIVGDLLYARGAQDMKASVWLSYISLLLIRDLGLHLSHNLRIVVGTDEESSFEDIIYYVEQNGLPNFMFTPDASFQVTLGEKGDAAFSLEGPVASTIVDTIETFNSENAINDRVDVQLKDDALEKVSQALDNITFKHALVGNSLTIYGKSAHSSKPELGENALAHLFKLLDEELNDEWAVAFNDAFNDYNGAGLDLKPHYEPMGSPTVNPSQCHLTNGHMRLVVDIRFPNPVTKDQLQETLESKFPEFSIGNHFHFPPTEVSLDSPYVSQLLDVYDLWIGENQPAFYSGGITYAKLFQGVGVAFGTTYLNDGMENRAHQADEYFNLTAIPTIVGALTDAMVRLSQL, from the coding sequence ATGGATTTATCAAAACAAATTAAACAATGGACAGAAGAAAATAATTCAATGATCATTGAAGGGATGGTTCAGTTACTGAAAATACCAACGGTTTTTGAACCCAAAACCGTTTCTGAAGAAGCGCCGTATGGTGCAGGAATAGCTAAGGGTCTAGCATGGATGAAAGAACGAGCTGATAAAGACGGCTTTGAAACATTTATTGATAAAGGGCAGTATTTAGTCATTGAACTTCCAGCAACGGAACCTACAGATCAACGTATTGATGTGGTAGGACATATGGATGTTGTATCTGTTGGGGCCGGATGGAATTACGATCCATTTGGTGCTGAGATAGTAGGAGATTTACTATACGCACGTGGAGCCCAAGATATGAAAGCATCAGTATGGCTTTCGTATATTTCTTTACTACTTATAAGAGATCTAGGATTGCATTTATCACATAATTTACGCATTGTAGTGGGAACTGATGAAGAAAGCTCTTTCGAAGATATTATTTATTATGTTGAACAGAATGGGTTGCCTAATTTTATGTTCACACCAGATGCATCATTCCAAGTGACACTTGGTGAAAAAGGAGATGCGGCATTCTCATTAGAGGGACCTGTTGCTTCAACGATTGTTGATACAATTGAGACTTTCAACTCGGAAAATGCCATTAATGATCGCGTAGATGTACAACTTAAAGATGATGCTTTAGAAAAAGTAAGCCAAGCTTTAGATAATATAACATTCAAGCATGCGTTAGTTGGTAATAGTTTAACAATTTACGGGAAATCGGCACATAGCTCAAAACCAGAGTTGGGTGAAAATGCGCTAGCACACTTATTTAAGTTGCTTGATGAAGAATTGAATGATGAATGGGCAGTAGCATTTAATGATGCGTTTAATGATTACAATGGCGCTGGGCTTGATTTAAAACCGCATTATGAACCTATGGGCTCACCAACTGTAAATCCATCGCAATGTCACTTAACAAATGGTCATATGCGATTAGTTGTGGACATCCGCTTTCCAAATCCTGTAACCAAAGATCAATTACAGGAGACACTTGAAAGTAAATTCCCAGAATTTTCAATTGGAAATCATTTCCATTTCCCACCAACGGAAGTATCCTTAGATAGTCCATATGTTAGTCAATTATTGGATGTATATGATTTATGGATAGGTGAGAATCAGCCAGCCTTTTATAGTGGAGGAATTACTTACGCAAAATTATTCCAAGGCGTTGGAGTAGCGTTTGGGACAACTTACCTGAATGATGGTATGGAAAACCGGGCTCATCAAGCTGATGAATATTTTAATTTGACAGCAATACCAACAATTGTAGGAGCACTTACAGATGCGATGGTTCGATTAAGTCAATTATAG
- a CDS encoding transporter substrate-binding domain-containing protein, translating to MKKLIKYLTIMLLAASIVFPLTNVNAQTTLESIKEKGQLVVGTSADYPPFEWVSIEDGKEEIIGADIDLAQEIADELGVELVIENMGFDGLIPSLMTNRVDILIAGMGYTEDRANQVDFSTPYYETTDYFVVRAEDVDQFQDASAFGEKRLGAQKASIQEGIISSEFPDADLTSLGKNNDLIQSLLTNRIDAVLLDEVAAAQFIKQNEDKLVLLESFPFVDEEAQTGQSVIINKDNEDLLEVIDGVIEEMVESGEYEELIEKYIELI from the coding sequence ATGAAAAAATTAATTAAATATTTAACAATAATGTTGCTTGCAGCATCAATCGTATTCCCATTAACAAATGTGAATGCTCAAACTACACTCGAAAGTATTAAAGAAAAAGGGCAATTGGTCGTTGGAACGTCAGCTGATTACCCACCATTCGAATGGGTTTCCATTGAAGATGGTAAAGAAGAAATTATTGGAGCTGATATCGACTTAGCTCAAGAAATTGCTGATGAGTTGGGCGTTGAATTAGTCATTGAAAATATGGGCTTTGATGGTTTAATCCCTTCATTAATGACAAACCGCGTTGATATTCTAATTGCTGGAATGGGTTATACTGAGGACCGTGCAAATCAAGTTGATTTTTCAACACCTTATTATGAAACAACAGATTATTTTGTCGTTCGTGCTGAAGATGTAGATCAGTTTCAAGATGCTTCGGCTTTTGGTGAGAAACGTCTAGGAGCACAAAAAGCATCAATTCAAGAAGGGATTATTTCGAGTGAATTTCCAGATGCTGATTTAACTTCATTAGGCAAAAATAACGATTTAATCCAATCATTATTAACAAATCGTATCGATGCTGTGTTACTTGATGAGGTAGCTGCTGCTCAATTTATAAAACAAAATGAGGACAAATTAGTTCTTCTGGAATCATTCCCGTTCGTTGATGAAGAGGCTCAAACGGGTCAATCAGTTATTATCAACAAAGATAATGAAGACTTATTAGAAGTTATTGATGGAGTTATTGAAGAAATGGTTGAAAGCGGCGAGTATGAAGAGTTAATCGAAAAATACATTGAATTAATTTAA
- a CDS encoding transporter substrate-binding domain-containing protein, producing MKKMVKVFLTFVMVLSLFASMSPVQAQKTLADIQESGELVMGTSADFPPFEWVILDGGEAQIVGIDADLAQLIADEIGVELVIEDTSFDGLIPSVSSGRVDVVLAGVTYSEERAEQVDFSEVYYETNSKFVVPIGQEGDFESLEDFANLKIGVQKGTIQENLLKELLPDAELVSMNKNGDLIEAIKAKRVDAVLMDGIVVEEFVNLNSDAIVLMEDIQVEEESEGFAIVTAKDNTELMEVINKVIADVKESGQMEEIVTKNTELNAESSEAAAE from the coding sequence ATGAAAAAAATGGTAAAAGTATTTCTAACATTCGTAATGGTATTGAGTTTATTTGCTTCTATGAGTCCAGTTCAAGCACAAAAAACATTAGCTGATATTCAGGAATCTGGTGAATTAGTTATGGGAACGAGTGCGGATTTCCCTCCATTCGAATGGGTAATCTTAGATGGTGGTGAAGCACAAATTGTGGGGATTGATGCAGATTTAGCTCAATTAATTGCCGACGAGATTGGTGTAGAACTTGTCATCGAAGATACATCGTTTGATGGATTAATCCCATCAGTAAGTTCTGGTCGTGTTGATGTTGTACTAGCAGGGGTAACTTATTCAGAAGAACGTGCTGAACAAGTTGATTTCTCAGAAGTTTACTATGAGACAAATAGTAAATTTGTCGTTCCAATCGGACAAGAAGGAGATTTCGAATCATTAGAAGACTTCGCCAATCTAAAAATTGGAGTTCAAAAAGGAACAATTCAAGAAAATTTATTAAAAGAATTATTACCGGATGCTGAGTTAGTATCAATGAACAAAAATGGTGATTTAATTGAAGCAATTAAAGCGAAGCGTGTAGATGCAGTATTAATGGATGGAATCGTAGTAGAAGAGTTTGTTAACTTAAACAGCGATGCAATTGTATTAATGGAAGATATCCAAGTTGAAGAAGAAAGCGAAGGATTCGCAATAGTAACAGCCAAAGATAACACTGAATTAATGGAAGTCATTAATAAAGTGATTGCAGATGTAAAAGAATCTGGACAAATGGAAGAGATTGTTACTAAAAATACTGAATTAAATGCTGAATCATCAGAAGCAGCAGCAGAATAG
- the mreD gene encoding rod shape-determining protein MreD: protein MRINRWQRLKWTIPLVLFLTTIIDAALPAIFPSAFLGHGQVIVSHITLYYVVTFAFYFRESNILMYSFIFGLFYDSYNTTVLGVYATLYFIIAYLITKVKVYFPKKMLFHAMLFIVGVVILDVLVYVFYNEIGTSMMSMTSFLVSRLSPTLIFNVVMAIILYFPTRSLLNWLGYEDYIIF, encoded by the coding sequence ATGAGAATCAATCGTTGGCAAAGATTAAAATGGACTATACCTTTAGTTTTATTTCTAACAACAATTATTGATGCTGCTCTACCAGCAATATTCCCTTCAGCCTTTTTAGGGCACGGGCAGGTTATTGTTTCTCACATTACATTGTATTATGTTGTGACCTTTGCCTTTTATTTCCGTGAAAGTAATATTTTGATGTACAGTTTTATATTCGGATTATTTTATGATTCATATAATACGACCGTATTAGGTGTTTATGCTACGCTTTATTTCATCATTGCATATTTAATAACTAAAGTTAAAGTATATTTCCCAAAAAAAATGCTATTTCATGCAATGTTATTTATTGTAGGTGTTGTGATACTCGATGTCTTAGTCTATGTCTTTTATAACGAAATAGGGACATCGATGATGTCTATGACAAGCTTTTTAGTATCTAGATTGAGCCCAACATTAATATTCAATGTTGTTATGGCAATTATTCTTTATTTCCCAACACGAAGTTTATTGAATTGGTTAGGATATGAAGACTACATCATTTTCTAG
- the mreC gene encoding rod shape-determining protein MreC: protein MLNNKKLIGLLISSIAVISLVFFSLNNGTTNVVSSAVNETGAWVGRVFSAPVNIVVNFVNSVDELINTFEENQSLKSKISEIDELQVRIADLETENEKMRQELNLSETLSDFTRVNATVISRNPDQWMETLTINVGSNEGIRKDMSVMAGNGLIGRIVEVNPTSSKVMLLTTQQQSESMVSARIQTQGDSSANGILSSYDPRTGNYKMTQVDPAAEVAQGDMVITSGLGGITPATLLIGEVAESYMDDYGLFQVVEIEPAGEMTDIRFVTVIIGEGQSE from the coding sequence ATGTTAAATAATAAGAAATTAATCGGATTGCTTATCTCTAGTATTGCCGTAATTTCATTGGTATTCTTTTCACTGAATAATGGAACTACTAATGTTGTCAGTAGTGCAGTCAATGAAACCGGCGCATGGGTAGGTAGAGTATTCTCTGCCCCTGTAAATATTGTCGTAAATTTTGTGAACTCAGTCGATGAGTTAATAAATACATTTGAGGAAAATCAAAGTTTAAAATCTAAAATCAGTGAGATTGACGAGTTACAAGTAAGAATTGCTGATTTGGAGACTGAAAACGAAAAAATGCGTCAAGAATTAAACTTATCAGAAACATTAAGTGATTTTACTCGTGTAAATGCAACTGTTATCTCTAGAAACCCAGACCAATGGATGGAAACATTAACGATCAATGTTGGTTCGAATGAGGGAATCAGAAAAGACATGTCTGTCATGGCTGGTAATGGTTTAATTGGACGTATTGTTGAAGTTAACCCAACTAGTTCAAAAGTAATGTTATTAACAACACAACAACAATCCGAAAGTATGGTCTCGGCTCGAATTCAAACACAAGGTGATTCATCAGCGAATGGTATTTTGAGCTCTTATGATCCTCGAACTGGAAATTATAAGATGACACAAGTCGATCCAGCTGCAGAAGTTGCACAAGGTGATATGGTTATTACATCTGGTTTAGGTGGAATCACTCCTGCAACATTATTAATTGGAGAAGTTGCTGAATCTTATATGGATGATTACGGACTATTTCAAGTAGTAGAAATTGAGCCTGCTGGAGAAATGACTGATATTCGTTTTGTAACAGTAATCATCGGCGAAGGGCAGAGTGAGTAG
- a CDS encoding rod shape-determining protein codes for MFWNKQRLGIDLGTANTIIYIEKKGIALREPSIVAKQIATGEIVAFGKEAEQLVGRTSDKYEIIRPMRDGVIANFELTKQMLSHYIKQAVHRSFSRPEVVICVPSNISKVERRAMIDAIKDLGISRAMIIEEPFAAALGADLSISEPRGKMVVDIGGGTTDVATISYGEVVDDITSRAGGNRMNEAIQAYVRENYQLAIGYGEAEALKIEIGNAKFTEYDKNDKMVVKGRNIATGVPDERIIYAKVISEALDEVISMIVTSIKQVLEVTKPELSADIMESGIVLSGGGALLKRLPERLYDEIGIPVHLSKIPLDSVAIGAGKMLKELNKQGKEHERRSR; via the coding sequence ATGTTTTGGAATAAACAAAGACTCGGCATTGACCTGGGAACCGCTAATACCATCATTTATATTGAGAAAAAAGGTATTGCACTTAGGGAACCTTCCATAGTTGCTAAGCAAATTGCGACAGGTGAGATTGTTGCTTTTGGAAAAGAGGCTGAACAATTAGTTGGAAGAACCTCTGACAAATATGAAATTATTCGTCCGATGCGTGACGGTGTGATTGCAAACTTTGAGTTAACAAAACAAATGTTATCTCATTATATTAAACAAGCAGTTCATCGATCTTTTTCGCGGCCAGAAGTTGTTATCTGTGTGCCTAGTAATATATCTAAAGTTGAAAGACGTGCAATGATTGACGCAATCAAAGACTTAGGTATTTCAAGAGCGATGATTATTGAAGAACCATTTGCAGCAGCGTTAGGAGCTGACTTATCTATATCAGAGCCACGCGGTAAGATGGTGGTGGATATTGGTGGTGGTACGACTGATGTCGCGACTATCTCATATGGAGAAGTGGTTGATGATATTACATCGCGTGCTGGTGGGAATCGAATGAATGAAGCGATTCAAGCATATGTGCGAGAAAATTATCAATTAGCAATCGGATATGGTGAAGCTGAAGCATTAAAGATCGAAATTGGTAATGCTAAATTTACTGAATATGATAAAAATGATAAGATGGTAGTCAAAGGTCGTAATATCGCAACGGGTGTGCCTGATGAACGTATCATCTATGCAAAAGTGATTTCTGAAGCATTAGATGAAGTCATTTCAATGATTGTAACTTCAATTAAACAAGTCCTAGAAGTTACAAAGCCTGAACTGTCCGCTGATATTATGGAATCTGGTATTGTCTTGTCAGGTGGTGGCGCATTATTGAAGCGTCTACCAGAAAGATTGTATGATGAGATTGGTATTCCAGTACACTTATCTAAGATACCGTTGGATAGTGTTGCAATTGGTGCAGGAAAGATGCTAAAAGAATTAAATAAACAAGGTAAAGAACACGAGCGTCGTTCACGCTAG